The Zootoca vivipara chromosome 4, rZooViv1.1, whole genome shotgun sequence genome has a segment encoding these proteins:
- the GPA33 gene encoding cell surface A33 antigen isoform X2 → MQVKRGDNITLPCTYESSVVNPAKGDIVAWMKMPDEVEFINRYLDDGGTYISNAYKGRVNFSGNINNRDIGIILSQVTLNDNGTYECSVRIRDDPPLTHSRMELLVLVPPSKPDCKIIGTTEYGQNINLTCNSIEGSPKPEYSWQSYNPENKPRALVGTVTPGVLMLKNISIDTTGYYICLSKNSVGDSLCNITVNITPPSMNFALLGGVIGGLVAVIIIIAVVAYCCCCRNGKDKDYEMTETENGYQPPDVKIRGPAEEEIQDEEQEEEQEEEDRHHPVQPPISRVSPEV, encoded by the exons ATGCAAGTGAAGAGAGGAGATAATATCACCCTACCATGTACCTACGAAAGCTCTGTCGTTAATCCAGCTAAGGGGGACATTGTTGCTTGGATGAAAATGCCAGATGAG GTAGAATTTATTAACCGGTACCTTGATGATGGTGGAACATATATTAGCAATGCTTATAAAGGTCGGGTGAACTTCTCTGGCAATATAAATAATCGTGACATTGGCATCATCCTCAGTCAGGTGACCTTGAATGACAATGGTACCTATGAATGCTCAGTCCGAATCCGCGATGATCCTCCCTTGACACATTCAAGAATGGAACTTTTGGTCCTTG TGCCTCCATCCAAGCCAGACTGCAAAATTATAGGGACCACAGAATACGGACAAAACATTAACTTGACCTGCAATTCTATCGAAGGATCCCCCAAACCCGAATATTCCTGGCAAAGCTACAATCCAGAAAACAAACCACGAGCACTCGTAGGAACAGTAACGCCAG GAGTGCTTATGCTGAAGAACATCTCTATAGACACCACTGGCTACTACATCTGCCTTTCCAAAAACTCTGTTGGAGACAGTTTATGCAACATCACTGTTAATATCACACCAC CATCCATGAATTTTGCCCTACTTGGTGGAGTCATTGGTGGGCTTGTtgctgttatcattattattgctgttgtggCTTACTGTTGTTGCTGCAGGAATGGGAAGGACAAAGACTATGAGATGAC GGAGACAGAAAATGGCTATCAACCACCTGATGTAAAAATACGGGGACCTGCTGAAGAGGAGATTCAGGACGAGGAGCAAGAAGAGGagcaagaagaggaagacaggcaCCACCCAGTACAGCCACCCATTTCCAGAGTGTCTCCAGAGGTTTAA
- the GPA33 gene encoding cell surface A33 antigen isoform X1, which translates to MANKEVTCFIFSAVVAAVHALSVSTPQKQMQVKRGDNITLPCTYESSVVNPAKGDIVAWMKMPDEVEFINRYLDDGGTYISNAYKGRVNFSGNINNRDIGIILSQVTLNDNGTYECSVRIRDDPPLTHSRMELLVLVPPSKPDCKIIGTTEYGQNINLTCNSIEGSPKPEYSWQSYNPENKPRALVGTVTPGVLMLKNISIDTTGYYICLSKNSVGDSLCNITVNITPPSMNFALLGGVIGGLVAVIIIIAVVAYCCCCRNGKDKDYEMTETENGYQPPDVKIRGPAEEEIQDEEQEEEQEEEDRHHPVQPPISRVSPEV; encoded by the exons ATGGCGAACAAGGAAGTAACATGTTTTATATTCAGTGCAG ttGTGGCAGCTGTTCACGCCCTCTCCGTAAGCACACCTCAGAAGCAAATGCAAGTGAAGAGAGGAGATAATATCACCCTACCATGTACCTACGAAAGCTCTGTCGTTAATCCAGCTAAGGGGGACATTGTTGCTTGGATGAAAATGCCAGATGAG GTAGAATTTATTAACCGGTACCTTGATGATGGTGGAACATATATTAGCAATGCTTATAAAGGTCGGGTGAACTTCTCTGGCAATATAAATAATCGTGACATTGGCATCATCCTCAGTCAGGTGACCTTGAATGACAATGGTACCTATGAATGCTCAGTCCGAATCCGCGATGATCCTCCCTTGACACATTCAAGAATGGAACTTTTGGTCCTTG TGCCTCCATCCAAGCCAGACTGCAAAATTATAGGGACCACAGAATACGGACAAAACATTAACTTGACCTGCAATTCTATCGAAGGATCCCCCAAACCCGAATATTCCTGGCAAAGCTACAATCCAGAAAACAAACCACGAGCACTCGTAGGAACAGTAACGCCAG GAGTGCTTATGCTGAAGAACATCTCTATAGACACCACTGGCTACTACATCTGCCTTTCCAAAAACTCTGTTGGAGACAGTTTATGCAACATCACTGTTAATATCACACCAC CATCCATGAATTTTGCCCTACTTGGTGGAGTCATTGGTGGGCTTGTtgctgttatcattattattgctgttgtggCTTACTGTTGTTGCTGCAGGAATGGGAAGGACAAAGACTATGAGATGAC GGAGACAGAAAATGGCTATCAACCACCTGATGTAAAAATACGGGGACCTGCTGAAGAGGAGATTCAGGACGAGGAGCAAGAAGAGGagcaagaagaggaagacaggcaCCACCCAGTACAGCCACCCATTTCCAGAGTGTCTCCAGAGGTTTAA